A genome region from Bacillota bacterium includes the following:
- a CDS encoding carbamate kinase encodes PAFRKPTKPVGPFYDEEYARRKVAAGETWVEDAGRGWRKVVPSPDPGEIVELEVIRRLARDHAIVICTGGGGIPVVREPDGTLRGVEAVIDKDLGGQRLATGLGADVFMVLTDVPQVALDYGKPTQRHVSRLTVAEARALQKEGHFKPGSMGPKVEACCRFVEAGGSRAIIGSLMQALDALAGRAGTWIVP; translated from the coding sequence CCCGGCCTTCCGGAAGCCCACCAAGCCGGTGGGGCCGTTTTACGACGAGGAGTATGCGCGGAGGAAGGTGGCGGCGGGGGAGACCTGGGTGGAGGATGCCGGTCGCGGCTGGCGGAAGGTGGTGCCTTCGCCCGATCCCGGGGAGATCGTGGAGCTGGAGGTTATCCGCCGGCTGGCGCGGGATCATGCCATCGTGATCTGCACGGGTGGTGGGGGCATTCCGGTGGTGCGGGAGCCGGACGGTACGCTGCGCGGGGTGGAGGCGGTGATCGACAAGGATCTGGGCGGGCAGCGGCTGGCCACGGGTCTGGGTGCGGACGTATTCATGGTCCTGACGGATGTGCCCCAGGTGGCGCTGGACTACGGTAAGCCCACCCAGCGTCACGTGTCGCGGCTGACGGTGGCGGAGGCGCGGGCGCTGCAGAAGGAGGGGCATTTCAAGCCGGGGAGCATGGGTCCCAAGGTGGAGGCCTGCTGCCGGTTCGTGGAAGCCGGTGGGAGCCGTGCCATCATCGGCTCGCTCATGCAGGCGCTTGACGCCCTGGCCGGCCGGGCCGGGACCTGGATAGTGCCGTAA
- a CDS encoding aminotransferase class III-fold pyridoxal phosphate-dependent enzyme: MGAIRLQTAVPGPRTQELLERRARFVPAGVSFATPLFVERAEGALLEDVDGNVFIDFASGIAVVNAGHCPPPVVEAVREQAGRFLHTCFMVVGYRVYVDLAEALAKVAPGATAKKVMLVNSGAEAVENGVKVARKATGRQAVVCFDHAFHGRTLLTMTLT; encoded by the coding sequence GTGGGCGCCATCCGGTTGCAGACGGCCGTCCCCGGCCCGCGCACGCAGGAGCTGCTGGAGCGCCGGGCCCGTTTCGTACCCGCGGGGGTTTCCTTTGCCACCCCGCTGTTTGTGGAGCGGGCGGAGGGCGCGCTGCTCGAGGACGTGGACGGCAACGTATTCATCGACTTCGCGAGCGGCATCGCGGTGGTGAACGCGGGTCACTGTCCGCCGCCGGTGGTGGAGGCGGTGCGGGAGCAGGCGGGGCGGTTTCTGCACACCTGCTTCATGGTGGTGGGCTACCGGGTGTACGTAGACCTGGCGGAGGCCCTGGCGAAGGTGGCGCCGGGTGCTACTGCCAAGAAGGTCATGCTGGTGAACAGCGGGGCGGAGGCGGTGGAGAACGGGGTGAAGGTGGCCCGGAAGGCGACGGGCCGGCAGGCGGTGGTGTGCTTCGACCACGCCTTCCACGGTCGCACCCTGCTCACCATGACGCTCACC
- a CDS encoding aldehyde ferredoxin oxidoreductase family protein, with translation MADVAGGREPRGANGGREPRGASEGRDTYAGKVLRVDLGTLSSWAEPLNREWARLFFGGKGLGFRYFYDAVPAGTDPLAPGSALVFVTGPLTGTLAPCTGKLGVVTRSPATGTILDCSVGGTVGPQLKYAGYDLVVITGRAPHPVVLVIDDDRVWFRDGDDVWGKGCHETEFRLRDSLGEGFRIISTGPAGENLVPMACLTSELYRQAGRGGVGAVMGSKHLKAVAVRGTGALVAPDMGRFLEFTHRAMREDLLTDTNLWAYTDGTPMIVGLSQSAGILPTRNFQSGTFAAADAIGAEAVRSLRVAKKSCFGCGLGCGNFLRAPAGSAGSGGAAVGGGSAAVGGGRGAAGWPGEGTVEGPEYETLALTGSNCGIGDLGAVIEFNRLCDDLGLDTISTGGVVAFAMELAERDLADLGLRFGDVESYLRAPVLIARAEGVGKELGRGVRYLAGRYGGREFAMEVKGLEFPGYEPRGSWGMALAYATADRGACHMRAWPVADEAFGSLDPFTGEGKAQLVINGQHQNSVKFSLIFCDFWALSLELMAGFCSVALGREVTAEELRLAGERIWNLGRLLNVREGFRREHDYLPGRVLEEPLPDGPAAGKVVPAEVFRAMLDEYYCLRGWDEAGVPTPARLAELGLGGM, from the coding sequence GTGGCTGATGTGGCTGGTGGCCGCGAGCCCCGCGGCGCCAACGGTGGGCGCGAGCCCCGTGGTGCCAGTGAGGGCCGTGATACGTACGCGGGCAAGGTCCTGCGGGTGGACCTGGGGACGCTGTCGAGCTGGGCGGAGCCCCTCAACCGGGAGTGGGCGCGGCTGTTCTTCGGCGGCAAGGGTCTGGGCTTCCGCTACTTCTACGATGCCGTGCCGGCGGGAACCGATCCCCTGGCGCCGGGCAGCGCCCTCGTCTTCGTGACGGGGCCGCTGACGGGGACCCTGGCCCCGTGCACGGGCAAGCTGGGGGTGGTGACCAGGTCGCCTGCCACGGGGACCATCCTGGACTGTTCGGTGGGGGGCACGGTGGGGCCCCAGTTGAAGTACGCCGGGTACGACCTGGTGGTGATCACGGGGCGGGCTCCCCATCCCGTGGTGCTGGTGATCGACGACGACCGCGTTTGGTTCCGGGACGGCGACGACGTGTGGGGAAAGGGCTGCCACGAGACCGAGTTCCGCCTGCGGGATTCCCTGGGGGAGGGCTTCCGCATCATCTCCACCGGACCGGCGGGGGAGAACCTGGTGCCCATGGCCTGCCTGACCTCGGAGCTGTACCGGCAGGCGGGCCGGGGTGGGGTGGGTGCGGTGATGGGGTCCAAGCACCTCAAGGCGGTGGCCGTGCGGGGCACCGGTGCCCTGGTTGCCCCCGACATGGGCCGCTTCCTGGAGTTCACCCACCGGGCCATGCGGGAGGACCTGCTCACCGACACCAACCTGTGGGCCTACACCGACGGCACCCCCATGATCGTGGGGCTTTCCCAGTCGGCGGGCATCCTGCCCACCCGCAACTTCCAGAGCGGCACTTTCGCTGCCGCCGATGCCATCGGTGCCGAGGCGGTGCGCTCCCTGCGGGTGGCCAAGAAGTCTTGCTTCGGCTGCGGCCTGGGCTGCGGCAACTTCCTGCGCGCCCCCGCGGGCTCCGCGGGCAGCGGTGGCGCGGCGGTGGGCGGTGGCAGTGCGGCGGTGGGCGGTGGCAGGGGCGCGGCGGGCTGGCCGGGGGAGGGGACGGTGGAGGGTCCCGAGTACGAGACCCTGGCCCTCACCGGCTCCAACTGCGGCATCGGGGACCTGGGGGCGGTGATCGAGTTCAACCGCCTGTGTGACGACCTGGGGCTGGACACCATCTCCACGGGCGGGGTGGTGGCCTTCGCCATGGAGCTGGCCGAGCGGGATCTGGCCGACCTGGGCCTGCGCTTCGGTGACGTGGAGTCCTACCTGCGGGCGCCCGTGCTCATCGCCCGCGCCGAAGGGGTAGGGAAGGAGCTGGGGCGGGGGGTGCGCTACCTGGCCGGGCGGTACGGGGGCAGGGAGTTCGCCATGGAGGTCAAGGGCCTGGAGTTCCCCGGGTACGAGCCCCGCGGCTCCTGGGGAATGGCCCTGGCCTACGCCACCGCCGACCGGGGAGCGTGCCACATGCGGGCCTGGCCGGTGGCCGATGAGGCCTTCGGCAGCCTGGATCCCTTCACCGGGGAAGGGAAGGCGCAGCTGGTCATCAACGGGCAGCACCAGAACTCCGTCAAGTTCTCGCTCATCTTTTGCGACTTCTGGGCCCTGAGCCTGGAGCTGATGGCGGGGTTCTGCTCCGTGGCCCTGGGCCGCGAGGTGACGGCGGAGGAACTGCGCCTGGCGGGCGAGCGCATCTGGAACCTGGGCAGGCTGCTCAACGTGCGCGAGGGGTTCCGCCGGGAGCACGACTACCTGCCCGGCCGCGTGCTGGAGGAGCCGCTGCCCGATGGGCCGGCCGCGGGTAAGGTGGTGCCGGCGGAGGTGTTCCGGGCCATGCTGGACGAGTACTACTGCCTGCGGGGCTGGGACGAGGCCGGCGTGCCCACCCCGGCCAGGCTGGCCGAACTCGGGCTGGGAGGGATGTAG
- a CDS encoding 4Fe-4S binding protein, whose translation MAQIEILSVDRSRCTGCQMCLLACAATREGVFNPLRATLRVEKPYTYAGPEVSFSACDGCLSCQEVCPTAAISVRDGHLLLDRDLCTECGLCVQECPRGVIRSEPVRLCDGCAGREGGPACVAWCPVDALSLGQAVEEVSSRG comes from the coding sequence ATGGCGCAAATCGAGATCCTGTCCGTCGACAGGTCCAGGTGCACCGGTTGCCAGATGTGCCTGCTGGCCTGCGCGGCCACCCGCGAGGGGGTGTTCAATCCCCTCCGGGCCACCCTGCGGGTGGAGAAGCCGTACACGTACGCGGGTCCGGAGGTGAGCTTCTCCGCGTGCGACGGCTGCCTGAGCTGCCAGGAGGTGTGTCCCACCGCGGCCATCAGCGTGCGCGACGGTCACCTCCTCCTGGACCGGGACCTGTGCACGGAGTGCGGCCTGTGTGTCCAGGAGTGCCCGCGGGGCGTCATCCGTAGTGAGCCCGTCCGGCTATGCGACGGCTGTGCCGGCCGGGAGGGCGGGCCGGCCTGTGTGGCCTGGTGTCCGGTTGACGCCCTGTCCCTGGGGCAGGCAGTGGAGGAGGTGAGCTCCCGTGGCTGA
- a CDS encoding putrescine aminotransferase, with product MPRASYEAVVAESQRILDMIARKELSPEERAWVVEATVRGFRDHVNPGFLEYRKSVSTDYTAVEWDDRGVTFKDVNGKVFIDCLGGYGIYNCGHRHPKVMAAVMNQLNRQALHSQELLDPLRAMLAKLVADVTPGDLQYSFFTNSGTESVEGAMKLARLHTGRKTYIAAVNAFHGKSMGSLSLTSKAVFRKPYLPLLPHVHHVPFGDAHALEKTMASCAFTGEEVAAVVLEPVQGEGGVHVAPDGYLPRVRELCDRHGALLVLDEVQTGMGRTGKMFACEHWDVVPDVLCLGKAFGGGVMPIGAFVATAEVWQEMTPNPFLHTTTFGGNPIACAAAIAAINVILEEKLYERAAVVGDYFLQGLRVLADRYPRVCQEARGLGLLLGVEFRTNELGYEGAKGLFENGVLVAGTLINAKTVRFEPPLTIEKEEVDTVLNILESVLAQISRSLG from the coding sequence GTGCCTCGCGCCAGCTACGAGGCAGTGGTGGCGGAATCCCAGAGGATCCTGGACATGATCGCCCGGAAGGAGCTCAGCCCCGAGGAGAGGGCCTGGGTGGTGGAGGCGACGGTCCGGGGGTTCCGCGATCACGTCAACCCCGGCTTTCTGGAGTATCGCAAGTCCGTATCCACCGACTACACCGCCGTGGAGTGGGACGACCGGGGCGTCACCTTCAAGGACGTCAACGGCAAGGTCTTCATCGACTGCCTGGGCGGTTACGGCATCTACAACTGTGGCCACCGCCATCCCAAGGTGATGGCGGCGGTGATGAACCAGCTGAATCGCCAGGCCCTGCACAGCCAGGAACTGCTGGACCCCCTGCGGGCCATGCTGGCCAAGCTGGTGGCGGACGTCACTCCCGGCGACCTGCAGTATTCCTTCTTCACCAACAGCGGCACCGAGAGCGTGGAGGGGGCCATGAAGCTGGCCCGCCTGCACACGGGCCGCAAGACTTACATCGCCGCGGTGAACGCCTTCCACGGCAAGAGCATGGGATCGCTGTCCCTGACGTCCAAGGCGGTGTTCCGCAAGCCCTATCTGCCGCTCCTGCCCCACGTGCACCACGTGCCCTTCGGGGACGCCCATGCCCTGGAGAAGACCATGGCCAGCTGCGCCTTCACTGGCGAGGAGGTGGCGGCGGTGGTGCTGGAGCCCGTGCAGGGCGAGGGCGGGGTGCACGTGGCTCCGGATGGCTATCTGCCGCGGGTGCGGGAGCTGTGCGACCGCCACGGGGCGCTCCTGGTGCTGGACGAGGTGCAGACGGGCATGGGCCGCACCGGGAAGATGTTCGCCTGCGAGCACTGGGACGTGGTGCCCGACGTCCTGTGCCTGGGCAAGGCCTTCGGGGGTGGCGTGATGCCCATCGGGGCCTTCGTCGCCACGGCCGAGGTCTGGCAGGAGATGACCCCGAATCCCTTCCTGCACACCACCACGTTCGGGGGCAACCCCATCGCCTGCGCGGCGGCCATCGCGGCCATCAACGTCATCCTGGAGGAGAAGCTGTACGAGCGGGCGGCGGTGGTGGGTGATTACTTCCTCCAGGGGCTGCGGGTGCTGGCCGACCGCTATCCGCGGGTGTGCCAGGAGGCGCGGGGCCTGGGTCTCCTCTTGGGGGTGGAGTTCCGCACCAACGAGCTGGGGTACGAGGGGGCGAAGGGTCTTTTCGAGAATGGGGTACTGGTGGCGGGCACGCTCATCAACGCCAAAACCGTCCGTTTCGAGCCTCCTCTCACAATTGAGAAAGAAGAAGTGGACACCGTGCTCAACATCCTGGAGTCCGTGCTCGCGCAAATCTCGCGCAGCCTGGGGTGA
- a CDS encoding MFS transporter, whose product MGKSFDRRVWILTWGELASSIGYFSIWPFFSMYTTGRLGATPLAAGLMLTLNGAAGIAGQLISGHLADSRGRRPVMLAGLGLQALALVGLALTRDLRSIAVLTMLHGLGSPLFLPAAHAVIADVTPPGRRMEAYGLLRVAVNAGCAIGALVGGAVAARSLLPAFWGTAAVLAAFAVIIAVTLPESSPRPHETSDAPAPDSPGPGDAPAPDSPGPGDAPTPGARPSAAAARPTTRDRQQRPPAPPVGAGYAQVLADRVFLLVVGASFLVCLVYNQIGVTLNIFLRDARGIGEQQFGYLVTLNGLMVVLLQMPIARRIRGKWLGTAMAGGATLYAVGFAGWARVGSLPALLAFMAVVTLGEMVLAPGLTQLAADLAPPELRARYLAFSSLPWSGSNLVAPVAGGALLGRYGGENLFTGAAVLALVSALIYLLLNTAIATRTGMRSGVTGRRR is encoded by the coding sequence ATGGGCAAATCCTTTGACCGGCGCGTGTGGATCCTGACGTGGGGTGAGCTCGCCAGCAGCATCGGCTATTTCTCCATCTGGCCCTTCTTCTCCATGTACACCACCGGCCGCCTGGGCGCCACTCCGCTGGCGGCCGGGCTGATGCTGACCCTCAACGGTGCCGCCGGCATAGCCGGCCAGCTGATCTCCGGCCATCTCGCCGACAGCCGCGGCCGCCGCCCCGTCATGCTGGCCGGTCTTGGGCTGCAGGCCCTGGCCCTGGTGGGCCTCGCCCTCACCCGCGACCTCCGCTCCATCGCCGTGCTCACCATGCTGCACGGCCTGGGCAGTCCCCTGTTCCTTCCCGCCGCCCATGCCGTCATCGCTGACGTGACACCCCCCGGGCGGCGGATGGAGGCATACGGCCTCCTGCGGGTGGCCGTCAACGCCGGCTGCGCCATCGGCGCCCTGGTGGGAGGCGCTGTGGCGGCCCGCAGCCTGCTTCCGGCCTTCTGGGGAACCGCCGCTGTCCTGGCGGCCTTTGCCGTCATCATCGCCGTCACTCTCCCCGAGTCGTCACCCCGCCCGCACGAGACCAGCGATGCGCCCGCCCCGGACTCACCCGGCCCCGGCGACGCGCCCGCCCCGGACTCGCCCGGCCCCGGCGACGCGCCGACCCCGGGCGCGCGTCCGTCGGCCGCCGCCGCACGGCCGACCACCCGCGACCGCCAACAACGACCGCCTGCCCCCCCGGTCGGTGCAGGATACGCCCAGGTGCTGGCCGACCGGGTCTTCCTGCTCGTGGTGGGAGCCTCCTTCCTCGTGTGCCTGGTTTACAACCAGATCGGCGTGACCCTGAACATCTTCCTCAGGGACGCCCGTGGTATCGGAGAACAGCAGTTTGGTTACCTGGTCACCCTGAACGGCCTGATGGTGGTATTGCTGCAAATGCCCATCGCCCGCCGCATCAGGGGAAAGTGGCTGGGCACGGCCATGGCGGGGGGAGCCACACTCTACGCCGTCGGGTTTGCCGGATGGGCGCGCGTCGGCAGCCTACCGGCGCTGCTGGCCTTCATGGCCGTGGTAACCCTGGGGGAAATGGTCCTGGCCCCGGGACTCACCCAGTTGGCCGCCGACCTGGCTCCCCCCGAACTGCGAGCCCGCTACCTGGCCTTTTCCTCCCTGCCATGGTCCGGGTCAAACCTGGTGGCCCCGGTGGCCGGAGGCGCCCTGCTCGGGCGTTACGGCGGAGAAAACCTCTTCACCGGCGCTGCCGTCCTGGCCCTCGTCTCAGCACTTATCTACCTGCTCCTCAACACCGCCATCGCCACCCGAACCGGAATGCGAAGTGGGGTTACGGGGAGGAGGAGATGA
- a CDS encoding NlpC/P60 family protein: MSRGLVSGPSEAQRFLRAVGWVVLTLSACVALMLSGSGCALPAGCRGPSANPVPDDQILASARDALAALARERQVDERTTIWQVDVAVAQGRVTLTGKSSSPQLKDEAVTVLRRLPGVREVTDAVQVLPHPALGDRVRGVISLPVVNLGDAPGQAEGKHTVTQAVLGMVVDVLEEEEGWYRVSMWDGYLGWVDGRSLVPGTRAQADAFLAGKRAVVTARLAPVRASPPGDGREVLPQQAVEGTELPWLGEQGGWVRVGLPGGGQGFIAASQVKVYPGHGMVSAEKKDARAVIATAHRYLGVPYLWGGTTGYGFDCSGFTQFAFRVNGWQIPRDADMQYGAGAPVVDRAKLAPGDLVFFTTYKAGPSHVGIYMGGGRFIHSGSRGVAINSLDPADPEYSSYLSGRFLGGRRIISSSP; this comes from the coding sequence ATGTCGCGCGGGCTGGTGAGCGGGCCATCCGAAGCACAGCGGTTCCTCAGGGCGGTGGGGTGGGTGGTGCTCACGCTGTCAGCTTGCGTGGCGCTCATGCTCTCAGGGTCCGGATGTGCCCTGCCCGCCGGGTGCCGTGGCCCCTCGGCGAACCCCGTTCCCGATGACCAGATTCTCGCTTCGGCGCGGGACGCCCTGGCTGCTCTCGCTCGGGAGAGGCAGGTCGACGAGCGCACTACAATATGGCAGGTGGATGTGGCAGTGGCACAGGGCCGGGTTACCCTGACCGGTAAGAGCAGCTCGCCCCAGCTCAAAGATGAAGCGGTGACGGTTCTCCGTCGTCTCCCCGGGGTGCGGGAGGTCACCGATGCCGTGCAGGTCCTGCCCCATCCTGCCCTGGGCGACAGGGTGCGGGGAGTGATAAGCCTGCCCGTGGTCAACCTGGGCGATGCCCCCGGCCAGGCTGAGGGCAAGCACACGGTGACCCAGGCCGTGCTGGGGATGGTGGTGGACGTCCTGGAGGAGGAGGAGGGGTGGTACCGGGTCAGCATGTGGGATGGCTACCTGGGGTGGGTGGACGGCCGCTCCCTGGTCCCGGGCACCCGGGCGCAGGCAGATGCCTTCCTGGCGGGAAAGAGGGCGGTGGTCACCGCCCGGCTGGCTCCCGTGCGGGCCTCCCCTCCGGGGGACGGGCGGGAGGTCCTGCCCCAGCAGGCGGTGGAGGGAACCGAACTGCCCTGGCTGGGGGAGCAGGGAGGATGGGTACGGGTGGGGTTGCCGGGGGGAGGACAGGGGTTCATCGCCGCCAGCCAGGTGAAGGTCTACCCGGGCCACGGGATGGTCTCTGCGGAGAAGAAGGATGCCCGCGCCGTGATAGCGACCGCCCACCGCTACCTGGGCGTGCCCTATCTGTGGGGTGGGACGACGGGTTACGGGTTCGACTGCTCGGGCTTCACCCAGTTTGCCTTTCGGGTCAACGGCTGGCAGATACCGCGGGACGCCGACATGCAGTACGGTGCGGGTGCGCCCGTGGTCGACCGCGCGAAGCTGGCGCCCGGTGATCTGGTCTTCTTCACCACCTACAAGGCGGGGCCGTCCCACGTGGGCATCTACATGGGCGGGGGCCGGTTCATCCACAGCGGTTCCCGCGGCGTGGCCATCAACAGCCTTGACCCCGCCGATCCCGAGTACAGCTCCTACCTGAGCGGCCGCTTCCTGGGCGGCCGCCGCATCATCTCCTCCTCCCCGTAA